A single genomic interval of Fibrobacter sp. UWB13 harbors:
- a CDS encoding manganese efflux pump MntP family protein, whose protein sequence is MSTLEIIIIAIVEAMDCFAVAISTGLCKSGIRRSRAVLQAVSFGVFQGGMTFLGYFLGSFAERWFNAVGTPIACAILCILGARMIWGAIRGGEATASCAHLSLMNILLLSVATSIDAFAVGISFAFLNANMVFATTAIAIASFAMGVIGFEIGRHASKRFKTKIPEFIAGIILIAIGVKMFV, encoded by the coding sequence ATGAGTACTCTTGAAATTATCATTATCGCGATTGTCGAAGCGATGGACTGCTTTGCAGTCGCTATTTCGACCGGGCTTTGCAAATCGGGCATCAGGCGTTCGCGCGCAGTGCTCCAGGCTGTTTCGTTTGGCGTTTTTCAGGGAGGCATGACGTTTCTCGGGTATTTCTTGGGTAGCTTTGCCGAGCGTTGGTTTAATGCAGTGGGCACGCCAATTGCCTGTGCGATTCTCTGCATTCTGGGCGCACGCATGATCTGGGGCGCCATTCGGGGCGGTGAAGCGACAGCCTCTTGTGCGCACCTGAGCCTCATGAACATTCTGCTTTTGTCGGTTGCCACAAGCATTGATGCATTTGCGGTCGGCATTTCGTTTGCGTTCTTGAATGCCAACATGGTTTTTGCAACCACAGCCATTGCGATTGCAAGCTTTGCGATGGGCGTCATCGGTTTTGAAATCGGGCGACACGCCTCCAAGCGGTTCAAAACAAAAATCCCGGAATTTATTGCCGGGATTATCTTGATTGCCATTGGCGTGAAGATGTTTGTGTAG
- a CDS encoding bifunctional diguanylate cyclase/phosphodiesterase, whose product MDYVIFSSVYKDFRDAILDNIPDMVAMSKRVSAAIPPICNILSIGFIKLKLIAPSSIIARNGLNEERIIYEDPNGRESMPLIQTYRTGENGMATVEIHAKKGHKFTNPELQAVKLISDDMFIILGRSRLMSAVHYASQTDTMTGAPNTAKLVHHSIELKAKNKLHNFSGLFINLKNYKYINQSKTPAVGDMGIATFTHVVMAMCHDDEMIARLGGDNFFVLVKKENRDMFVKNLAMVKVTVPTPQGQQIPLTIQSRIGVYDIQPQDTMNEIMHCSSVALNESRIHPGNDIVYFTKKMLEDAYHEKEISSLFREALRRKEFIVYYQPKVSVKDQKLCGCEALVRWYRNGQIIPPNEFLPILEKEASICLLDFYVFRKVCEDIRNWLDTGIEPVRVSSNFSRHHLSNPHLTEDILDIMKEFNIDSKFIEIELTESSNFEDKIAMQKFVNGLRQHGISVSIDDFGTGYSTFAAIKDLNVNVIKLDKSLLDHIGDEKYHDEVVIKNMVNMINELNLEVVAEGVENSKQLDFLQNAKCSIIQGFLFDKPLTKEDFEKRLSNEVTYTHIS is encoded by the coding sequence ATGGACTACGTCATTTTCAGTAGTGTTTATAAAGATTTTAGGGATGCGATTTTAGATAATATTCCAGATATGGTCGCAATGAGCAAGCGCGTCAGTGCAGCCATTCCTCCAATCTGCAATATTCTAAGCATCGGTTTTATCAAACTTAAACTTATAGCTCCTAGTTCCATCATTGCAAGAAACGGTTTAAATGAAGAAAGAATAATTTACGAAGACCCCAATGGTCGCGAATCCATGCCGCTCATCCAGACTTACCGGACGGGAGAAAATGGCATGGCAACCGTCGAAATCCACGCAAAAAAAGGACACAAGTTTACCAATCCTGAGTTACAGGCTGTAAAGCTTATCAGCGATGACATGTTCATCATTCTCGGTCGCTCTCGCCTCATGAGCGCTGTCCACTACGCAAGCCAAACCGATACAATGACGGGTGCCCCAAACACCGCCAAACTAGTCCACCACAGTATCGAGCTCAAGGCGAAAAACAAGCTACACAATTTCAGCGGCCTTTTTATCAACCTTAAGAACTACAAGTACATCAACCAGTCCAAGACCCCCGCCGTTGGCGATATGGGCATTGCCACCTTTACGCACGTTGTCATGGCAATGTGCCACGATGACGAAATGATCGCAAGACTCGGTGGCGACAACTTCTTTGTGCTTGTCAAAAAAGAAAATAGAGACATGTTCGTCAAGAACCTCGCTATGGTAAAGGTGACCGTCCCTACACCGCAAGGTCAGCAGATTCCACTGACAATACAGAGCCGCATTGGCGTTTACGATATCCAGCCTCAGGACACCATGAACGAAATCATGCATTGCAGTTCTGTAGCGCTGAACGAATCCAGAATTCATCCGGGAAACGACATCGTTTACTTTACCAAGAAGATGCTCGAAGACGCCTACCACGAAAAAGAGATTTCCTCTCTTTTCCGCGAGGCTTTACGCCGCAAGGAATTTATCGTCTACTACCAGCCCAAGGTTTCTGTCAAGGACCAGAAGCTCTGCGGTTGTGAAGCACTTGTACGTTGGTACCGCAACGGGCAGATCATTCCGCCCAACGAATTTTTGCCGATTCTCGAAAAAGAGGCATCCATCTGCCTTCTCGATTTTTACGTATTCCGCAAGGTCTGCGAAGACATCCGCAATTGGCTAGACACGGGTATTGAACCGGTCCGCGTGTCTTCGAACTTTTCAAGACACCATCTGAGCAACCCGCACTTGACCGAAGATATCCTCGACATCATGAAGGAATTCAATATCGACAGCAAGTTCATTGAAATTGAGCTCACGGAATCCTCCAATTTTGAAGACAAAATCGCCATGCAGAAGTTCGTGAACGGACTCCGCCAACACGGCATTTCCGTCTCTATCGATGACTTTGGTACAGGCTATTCCACTTTCGCCGCCATCAAGGACTTGAATGTCAACGTCATCAAGCTCGACAAGTCGCTCCTCGACCACATCGGCGATGAAAAGTACCACGATGAAGTTGTCATCAAGAACATGGTGAACATGATCAACGAGCTCAATCTCGAAGTCGTTGCGGAAGGTGTCGAAAACTCGAAGCAGCTTGACTTCTTGCAGAACGCCAAGTGCTCGATTATTCAGGGATTCCTATTCGACAAGCCGCTGACCAAGGAAGATTTTGAAAAGAGACTTTCAAACGAAGTCACTTATACGCACATCTCTTAA
- a CDS encoding nucleoside recognition domain-containing protein, whose product MVLNVIWLVFFFGAFIACIVQWLAFGDTGIFNKAILGAFDMSKTAFEIALGLTGILSLWLGILKIGEKAGAVQILAKIVQPLFSRLFPEIPKGHPVVGTMLMNISANMLGLDNAATPMGLKAMKQLQDLNPNDDKTVASDSQIMFLVLNASGLTLIPVSIMTYRAQLGAANPSDVFLPLLLSTFFSTIAGIFALSFFQKIKLKDPVTVMWLGGISACVIAVMFYFSHLTAEALGTTSLFISGLVLFGVIVAFLGLACYKKVQAYEAFVEGAKEGFNTAVMIIPNLVAILVGVAVFRASGAMDLVMNGISALLGLIGVGNDVVPALPTALMKPLSGSGARGMMIDAMKNLGPDSFAGRLSCMFQGAADTTFYIIAVYFGSVGVKKTRHAVTCALIADAVGVIAAIIIAYIFFPPIH is encoded by the coding sequence ATGGTTTTAAATGTAATTTGGCTCGTGTTTTTCTTCGGTGCATTTATCGCATGCATCGTCCAGTGGCTTGCTTTCGGCGATACCGGCATTTTCAACAAGGCCATTCTCGGCGCTTTCGACATGTCCAAGACGGCGTTCGAAATTGCTCTTGGTCTCACAGGCATTTTGAGCTTGTGGCTCGGCATCTTGAAAATCGGAGAAAAGGCAGGCGCCGTCCAGATTTTGGCAAAAATCGTGCAGCCGCTTTTCTCAAGGCTTTTCCCCGAAATCCCGAAGGGCCATCCGGTTGTGGGCACCATGCTCATGAACATCAGCGCGAACATGCTCGGGCTCGACAATGCGGCAACCCCGATGGGCCTCAAAGCCATGAAGCAGCTCCAGGACTTGAACCCGAACGATGACAAGACTGTCGCAAGCGATTCGCAAATCATGTTCCTCGTCTTGAACGCAAGCGGACTAACGTTAATTCCTGTTAGCATCATGACTTACCGCGCACAGCTCGGCGCAGCAAACCCAAGTGACGTGTTCCTCCCGCTTCTCCTCTCGACTTTCTTCAGCACTATCGCAGGCATTTTCGCACTCAGCTTTTTCCAGAAAATCAAGCTCAAGGACCCTGTAACCGTGATGTGGCTTGGCGGCATTAGTGCCTGCGTTATCGCCGTGATGTTCTACTTTAGCCACCTTACCGCCGAAGCACTCGGCACGACAAGCCTTTTTATTAGCGGTCTTGTATTGTTTGGCGTCATCGTTGCATTCCTCGGACTTGCCTGCTACAAGAAAGTCCAGGCATACGAAGCGTTTGTCGAAGGCGCCAAGGAAGGATTCAACACCGCCGTAATGATTATCCCGAACCTTGTCGCGATTCTCGTGGGTGTCGCCGTGTTCCGCGCAAGCGGTGCGATGGACCTTGTCATGAATGGCATCTCGGCTTTGCTTGGACTTATTGGAGTCGGGAATGACGTTGTTCCGGCCCTCCCCACAGCCCTTATGAAGCCCCTCAGCGGTAGCGGTGCCCGTGGCATGATGATCGACGCCATGAAGAATCTCGGTCCGGATAGCTTTGCAGGCCGCCTCAGTTGCATGTTCCAAGGTGCAGCCGATACAACATTCTATATCATTGCTGTGTATTTCGGTTCCGTGGGCGTTAAAAAGACCCGCCACGCCGTCACTTGCGCCTTGATTGCGGATGCCGTCGGAGTCATTGCAGCCATCATTATCGCTTACATATTCTTCCCACCAATCCACTAA
- the yfcE gene encoding phosphodiesterase, with translation MRALILSDIHGSALAARQALSFFEKFNCDKIFLLGDTLYHGPRNPLPAGHGPMQVVEALAPYKDRIVAVRGNCDADVDLMMLDFPIENEYKVVEDCGFHLFMSHGHIFMPECFPRDALNAIESTGAAQSSALSTQPEAEVPQKPQIDVYLYGHTHIWMLEKNFRNVLLVNPGSTSLPKGGNPPTFGLYESTPANGSEPAHAKFSIHTLEDGMEIAAVSI, from the coding sequence ATGCGCGCATTAATTCTCTCCGATATTCATGGTTCTGCCTTGGCAGCAAGGCAGGCGCTCTCGTTCTTTGAAAAGTTCAACTGCGACAAGATTTTCTTGCTCGGCGATACGCTCTATCATGGTCCGCGAAACCCGCTCCCGGCAGGACACGGCCCGATGCAAGTCGTCGAAGCGCTTGCGCCGTACAAAGACCGCATTGTCGCTGTCCGCGGCAACTGCGATGCCGATGTCGACTTGATGATGCTCGACTTCCCCATCGAAAACGAATACAAGGTCGTTGAAGATTGCGGTTTCCACTTGTTCATGAGTCATGGGCACATCTTTATGCCGGAATGTTTCCCGAGGGATGCGCTAAACGCCATTGAATCTACGGGTGCGGCGCAATCCTCAGCGCTGTCCACGCAGCCAGAAGCCGAGGTTCCGCAAAAACCGCAAATTGATGTGTATCTGTACGGTCACACGCACATTTGGATGCTCGAAAAGAACTTCCGCAATGTGCTTCTCGTGAATCCCGGCTCGACGAGCCTCCCAAAAGGCGGGAACCCGCCGACATTCGGACTGTACGAAAGTACGCCCGCCAATGGAAGCGAGCCTGCCCATGCCAAATTCAGCATCCACACGCTGGAAGATGGCATGGAAATTGCGGCTGTGAGCATATAG
- a CDS encoding transglutaminase domain-containing protein, giving the protein MRYSFVKKENLLARLTVAFGLFFLFSCAGNTPDVNTSPATEVSGSAEDNSYDEESSEVDYVTEEAPATVATGGTIETSGYTFTAPDNGWTIIGGEDNAPYEFYNPKTGRRAVLVEVTLPEGEPLRLMDRAQIEMQSFESSGKKATLAETYPEEAFGTTGAFFDVAGKRYDTPYEAVGLVIGAGNRIFTLTLAATDTQLPAGDLKQEWKDFFATFKLKDVVKEEVSELSAERIMQHASADLGYSWSTSDTLWHTWASVARQNEDPDLVLSNKKEDISLFVYGAIVPGDEVGQQDMFKVLLSRLGLSMNEASFEVQRVKVGDRYAQEFTLTHIVNKYDFYYTGRYFYDNGRGILIATWTQGINKKKYASVMKNAISGLKVGEKPKMASDAEAQKKQNKFNAAVMSQVGILRLLEDQPFVALSYFERANKMDPEEPLYLINCGFVYQMKELYGPGISYFTSQMDLVRKNGKLLSILGEMYEALFDYGHARECAEAALRYTPNNPEYVINLSDALWGLGQRHQSLIVVQRLFDTQPSSRLGVYLAKTYMGLDQYAEAVDILYGIRGRFGMSKELGETLMDALMFLGRYEEARAISDETLAKAKNDYKVWTMHGKILFYSRNYRDAEKALTKALALKPDNEDAKSFLSATKAYLGKADNRTLQKPITPVEERTADLKTLLSPQAKKTATEGDFPAVIHYQKESLKAEKNANWVRSEEMLLEVLDQRGAAIYREFTFDFLPGYDRIFLNALEVYDSNWKLKQKATLNGAYITYATEIGGGNESQTAHFPLSELAPGDFIYMQFSRTNLENKGMIPYTNYESSRDVPVGQSIFRIYADTTRFVTEEYGPLQKTPIKGGIEWKIENPVIVRKELYMPVYRDFGAGLMLTGKQEWRDVGDDYQNLISHQFKKAVKVREQAFEVRGNKIGDEAVKAIINFVRQDIRYRDVRFGGHSLIPQTAEVTLKEHRGDCKDMALLLKDMLEAIGVKSYLTAIHLTEEGFSHLPTIQQFNHMILYIPKQGKISERWVDATDKTGNDRPVPLDMEGKVALVIDGDQSHVVTTPILEDNQEHQIAIQHDLFIGANGECEFRDSVQLQGKFASAIRNKFFGRDVKDQEKLLEQFLASGVPDVSIGNIRIQNLDQFNKPLIIVNTYLSKGYFGQGGSELKGRFPNVWERSLFKLPKVAKRHHPIRMPHETQFSFKLNIKTASGHSVSLTEAKPLNRAPDYVSFEKQPKSKTSSGIKWTTFALYADPTEYDKIREEWNYLLSETSPMITVK; this is encoded by the coding sequence ATGCGTTATTCGTTTGTAAAAAAAGAGAATTTGCTTGCCCGCCTGACTGTTGCTTTCGGGCTTTTTTTCTTGTTTTCTTGCGCGGGAAACACTCCCGATGTAAACACCTCCCCCGCAACAGAAGTTTCGGGTTCCGCAGAAGATAATTCGTACGACGAAGAATCCTCCGAAGTCGATTATGTTACCGAAGAAGCACCAGCCACAGTCGCCACCGGCGGCACCATCGAAACGAGCGGTTACACATTTACCGCCCCCGACAACGGTTGGACAATTATCGGCGGTGAAGACAACGCCCCTTACGAATTTTATAATCCGAAGACCGGACGCCGCGCCGTCCTCGTGGAAGTTACCCTCCCCGAAGGCGAACCGCTCCGCCTCATGGACCGCGCTCAAATCGAAATGCAGTCGTTCGAATCGAGCGGCAAGAAGGCAACACTCGCCGAGACCTACCCGGAAGAAGCTTTTGGCACGACCGGCGCATTCTTTGACGTGGCAGGCAAGCGTTATGACACTCCTTACGAAGCCGTCGGCCTCGTGATTGGCGCCGGGAATCGCATCTTTACACTTACGCTCGCCGCAACAGACACTCAGCTCCCCGCAGGTGACCTCAAGCAAGAATGGAAAGACTTCTTTGCCACATTCAAGCTGAAAGACGTCGTGAAAGAAGAAGTTTCGGAACTCTCTGCCGAACGCATCATGCAGCATGCTAGTGCAGATCTCGGCTATTCCTGGAGCACAAGCGATACGCTTTGGCACACCTGGGCCAGTGTTGCCCGTCAGAACGAAGACCCGGACTTGGTGCTCAGCAACAAAAAAGAAGACATCTCGCTTTTTGTGTACGGAGCGATTGTCCCGGGTGACGAAGTCGGACAACAGGATATGTTCAAAGTACTTTTAAGCCGTCTTGGACTTTCCATGAACGAAGCAAGTTTTGAAGTCCAGCGCGTCAAGGTCGGTGACCGCTACGCCCAGGAATTCACCCTCACCCACATCGTCAATAAATACGACTTCTATTATACAGGTAGATATTTCTACGACAACGGACGCGGCATCTTGATTGCCACCTGGACGCAGGGCATCAACAAGAAGAAATACGCGTCTGTGATGAAGAACGCCATTAGCGGGCTCAAAGTCGGTGAAAAACCGAAAATGGCAAGCGACGCAGAAGCCCAAAAGAAGCAAAACAAGTTCAACGCAGCAGTCATGAGCCAGGTCGGTATCCTCCGCTTGCTCGAAGACCAGCCGTTTGTCGCCCTCAGCTACTTTGAACGCGCGAACAAGATGGATCCGGAAGAACCGCTCTATTTAATTAACTGTGGTTTCGTGTACCAGATGAAGGAACTTTACGGTCCGGGTATCAGCTATTTCACAAGCCAAATGGATCTCGTCCGCAAGAACGGCAAGTTGCTCTCCATTCTCGGCGAAATGTACGAAGCCCTCTTCGACTACGGCCACGCCCGCGAATGCGCCGAAGCGGCCCTCCGCTACACACCAAACAATCCGGAATACGTCATCAACTTGAGCGATGCCCTCTGGGGCTTGGGACAGCGCCACCAGTCCCTCATCGTGGTGCAGAGACTTTTCGATACACAGCCGAGTTCCCGCCTGGGCGTTTACCTCGCTAAGACTTACATGGGCCTTGACCAGTACGCCGAAGCCGTCGACATCTTGTACGGCATCCGCGGTCGCTTTGGTATGAGCAAGGAACTCGGCGAAACGCTCATGGACGCATTGATGTTCCTCGGACGCTACGAAGAAGCCCGCGCCATCAGCGACGAAACGCTCGCCAAGGCAAAGAACGATTATAAAGTATGGACGATGCACGGCAAGATTTTGTTCTACAGCCGCAATTACCGCGATGCAGAAAAGGCTCTTACCAAGGCACTCGCTCTCAAGCCGGATAACGAAGATGCCAAGAGTTTCCTCTCTGCCACGAAGGCTTACCTCGGCAAGGCAGACAACCGTACGCTCCAAAAGCCGATTACACCTGTTGAAGAACGCACGGCAGACTTAAAGACGCTCCTCAGCCCGCAAGCCAAGAAGACCGCCACGGAAGGAGACTTCCCTGCCGTGATCCATTACCAGAAGGAATCTCTCAAGGCAGAAAAGAACGCCAACTGGGTCCGCAGCGAAGAAATGCTCCTCGAAGTTTTGGACCAGCGCGGTGCCGCCATTTATCGTGAATTCACGTTTGACTTTTTGCCGGGCTATGACCGCATCTTCTTGAACGCGCTCGAAGTTTACGACAGCAACTGGAAGCTCAAGCAGAAGGCAACACTCAATGGAGCCTATATTACATATGCAACTGAAATTGGCGGTGGTAACGAAAGCCAGACAGCACACTTCCCGCTTTCGGAACTTGCTCCGGGTGACTTTATCTACATGCAGTTCAGCCGCACGAATCTCGAAAACAAGGGCATGATTCCGTACACGAACTACGAAAGCAGCCGCGATGTGCCTGTCGGACAATCCATTTTCCGCATTTATGCCGACACGACTCGCTTTGTCACCGAAGAATACGGCCCGCTCCAGAAGACACCGATCAAGGGTGGTATCGAATGGAAGATTGAAAACCCGGTCATTGTCCGCAAGGAACTTTACATGCCGGTGTACCGCGACTTCGGTGCAGGCCTCATGCTCACAGGCAAGCAGGAATGGCGTGACGTCGGTGATGATTACCAGAACCTCATCAGCCACCAGTTCAAGAAGGCGGTCAAGGTTCGCGAACAGGCATTTGAAGTGCGTGGCAACAAGATTGGTGATGAAGCGGTCAAGGCTATTATCAACTTTGTACGTCAAGACATCCGCTACCGCGACGTACGATTCGGCGGTCACAGCCTGATTCCGCAAACCGCAGAAGTCACGCTCAAGGAACACCGCGGCGACTGCAAGGACATGGCACTTTTGCTCAAGGATATGCTCGAAGCGATTGGCGTGAAGAGCTACCTCACCGCCATCCACCTCACGGAAGAAGGTTTCTCGCACTTGCCAACCATCCAGCAGTTCAACCACATGATCCTCTACATCCCGAAGCAAGGGAAGATTAGCGAACGCTGGGTCGACGCTACCGACAAGACGGGCAATGACCGCCCGGTTCCGCTCGACATGGAAGGCAAGGTTGCACTCGTAATTGACGGAGACCAGAGCCATGTGGTCACAACTCCGATTCTCGAAGACAATCAGGAACACCAGATTGCAATCCAGCACGACTTGTTCATCGGTGCTAATGGCGAATGCGAATTCCGCGATTCCGTACAGCTCCAGGGCAAGTTCGCCAGTGCCATCCGTAACAAGTTCTTTGGTCGCGATGTCAAGGATCAGGAAAAGCTCTTGGAACAGTTCCTTGCCTCTGGCGTGCCGGACGTGAGCATCGGCAACATCCGCATCCAGAATCTCGACCAGTTCAACAAGCCGCTCATCATCGTGAACACTTACCTTTCCAAGGGTTACTTTGGTCAGGGCGGTTCCGAGCTCAAGGGACGCTTCCCGAACGTGTGGGAACGTAGCCTCTTCAAGCTTCCGAAGGTCGCCAAGCGCCACCACCCCATCCGTATGCCGCACGAAACGCAGTTCAGCTTCAAGCTGAACATCAAGACGGCTAGCGGACACTCGGTATCGCTCACCGAAGCAAAGCCGCTCAACCGCGCCCCGGATTACGTGAGCTTTGAAAAGCAGCCGAAGTCCAAGACCTCTAGCGGCATCAAGTGGACCACGTTTGCGCTCTATGCCGATCCGACCGAATACGACAAAATTCGTGAAGAATGGAATTATTTGTTGAGCGAAACCAGCCCGATGATTACGGTAAAGTAG
- the gap gene encoding type I glyceraldehyde-3-phosphate dehydrogenase: MALKLGINGFGRIGRMVFRAAVENFANDIQVVAINDLLDPEYLAYMLKYDSVHGQFKHDIKVEGNFMIVDGNKIQIFAQKSAYDEENKKALITWGDLDVDVVVESTGFFLTEELASVHLKAGAKKVIMSAPSKDSTPMFVYGVNDKTYAGQKIISNASCTTNCLAPISKVLNEKFGIVRGLMTTVHAATATQKTVDGPSKKDWRGGRGILENIIPSSTGAAKAVGKVLPELNGKLTGMSLRVPTSDVSFVDLTAELKNAPAADKDAAYAAICAAMKEASEGELKGILGYTEDAVVSTDFRNNPCTSIFDAKAGIQLDPTFVKVCSWYDNEWGYSNKVCEMARVITNYKG; encoded by the coding sequence ATGGCTCTCAAACTCGGTATCAATGGTTTCGGTCGTATCGGCCGTATGGTGTTCCGCGCTGCTGTGGAAAACTTCGCAAATGACATTCAGGTTGTTGCAATCAACGACCTTCTTGACCCGGAATACCTCGCTTACATGCTCAAGTATGACTCCGTTCACGGTCAGTTCAAGCATGACATCAAGGTCGAAGGCAACTTCATGATCGTTGATGGCAACAAGATCCAGATCTTCGCTCAGAAGAGCGCCTATGATGAAGAAAACAAGAAGGCTCTCATCACTTGGGGTGACCTTGACGTTGACGTCGTTGTTGAATCCACTGGCTTCTTCCTCACCGAAGAACTCGCTTCTGTGCATCTCAAGGCTGGTGCTAAGAAGGTCATCATGTCTGCTCCGTCTAAGGACTCCACTCCGATGTTCGTGTACGGCGTTAACGACAAGACCTATGCTGGTCAGAAGATCATCTCCAACGCTTCCTGCACCACCAACTGCCTCGCTCCGATCTCCAAGGTCCTCAACGAAAAGTTCGGCATCGTCCGTGGCCTCATGACCACCGTTCACGCTGCAACTGCTACTCAGAAGACCGTTGACGGCCCGTCCAAGAAGGACTGGCGCGGTGGCCGTGGCATCCTCGAAAACATCATCCCGTCTTCTACGGGTGCTGCTAAGGCTGTGGGTAAGGTTCTTCCGGAACTCAACGGCAAGCTCACTGGTATGTCTCTTCGCGTGCCGACTTCCGACGTTTCCTTCGTTGACCTCACTGCTGAACTCAAGAACGCTCCGGCTGCTGACAAGGACGCAGCATACGCAGCAATTTGCGCTGCTATGAAGGAAGCTTCTGAAGGCGAACTCAAGGGCATCCTCGGCTACACCGAAGACGCTGTTGTTTCTACCGACTTCCGCAACAATCCGTGCACTTCTATCTTCGACGCTAAGGCCGGTATCCAGCTCGACCCGACCTTCGTGAAGGTTTGCTCTTGGTACGATAACGAATGGGGCTACAGCAACAAGGTTTGCGAAATGGCTCGCGTTATCACCAACTACAAGGGCTAA
- a CDS encoding DegT/DnrJ/EryC1/StrS aminotransferase family protein, translating into MAKVPFLDLKSLNAPYMDALKSAACSVVESGWYIRGRYGEQFERAFAEYCGVKYAVGVGNGLDALSLMLRASMEMGRLSVGDEILVPSNTFIATVLAISAVGLKPVLVEPAENSYDIDPKRLKDVCGARTRAILVVHLYGRLCAMDEICEFADAHNLLLFEDCAQAHGARLSDGRSAGTFGSAAAFSFYPTKNLGALGDAGIVLTNDADIANMVRALGNYGSERKYVNKFKGVNSRLDEMQAALLLAKLPYLDASNERRREIATRYCSEIKNAKVILPEMPATPSEHVYHVFVIRLKSEESRNELQKFLSARGIETLIHYPIPPHEQEAYAHEFSGEYPIAESMAKTILSIPMSPVMTDDEVSEVIGAINEF; encoded by the coding sequence ATGGCTAAAGTTCCCTTTCTCGACCTCAAAAGTTTAAATGCCCCGTACATGGATGCCTTGAAGAGTGCTGCTTGTTCTGTTGTTGAATCTGGCTGGTACATTCGAGGGCGTTATGGCGAACAATTTGAACGTGCGTTTGCTGAATATTGCGGAGTGAAATACGCTGTGGGGGTAGGGAACGGGCTTGATGCGCTTTCGCTCATGTTGCGAGCCTCGATGGAAATGGGGCGTTTGAGTGTAGGCGATGAGATTTTGGTGCCTTCGAACACGTTTATTGCGACAGTCCTTGCAATAAGTGCTGTGGGGCTCAAGCCTGTGCTTGTGGAACCTGCCGAAAATAGCTATGACATCGATCCGAAGCGCTTGAAGGATGTTTGTGGCGCACGGACCCGCGCTATTCTCGTTGTTCATTTGTACGGGCGCCTTTGTGCGATGGACGAAATTTGTGAATTTGCAGACGCTCATAACTTGCTCCTTTTCGAAGACTGCGCACAAGCTCATGGGGCGCGGCTCAGCGATGGTCGTTCTGCTGGTACTTTTGGTTCGGCGGCTGCGTTTAGCTTTTATCCGACCAAGAACCTGGGCGCGCTTGGCGATGCGGGCATTGTGCTTACGAATGATGCCGATATCGCAAACATGGTACGCGCTCTCGGGAATTACGGTTCCGAACGCAAGTATGTGAACAAGTTTAAAGGCGTCAATTCCCGCCTAGACGAAATGCAGGCGGCGCTTTTGCTTGCAAAGCTCCCGTATTTGGACGCTTCTAACGAACGCCGTCGTGAAATTGCGACTCGTTATTGCTCAGAAATCAAGAATGCGAAAGTCATTTTGCCCGAGATGCCTGCAACGCCATCGGAGCATGTCTATCATGTGTTCGTGATTCGCCTCAAGAGCGAAGAATCCCGCAACGAACTGCAAAAGTTCTTGAGTGCGCGTGGCATCGAGACGCTGATTCATTACCCGATTCCTCCGCATGAGCAAGAGGCTTATGCGCACGAATTCAGCGGCGAGTATCCGATTGCAGAGTCCATGGCAAAGACGATTCTCAGCATTCCCATGAGTCCCGTGATGACCGACGACGAAGTCTCCGAAGTGATTGGTGCAATTAATGAGTTCTAG